The DNA sequence ATGCCATATTGGTTCAAAGTTTAATGTTCAAAGTTCAACGTTGGCTACGACGGGCGCCGCCTTTTGCAGGAACTTTGACTTCGTTCAAAATTTCATTTTACTTGCCGCATCGCTGTCAATTGTTTTGAGTTGATGATAGATCTGGAGGATCAGCGCAAGGCCTACGGAAACTTCGGCGGCGGCCATGGCCAGGATGAACATGAACATGATCTGTCCGTCGGGCTGGCTCCAGCGCGCCCCGGCCACGATAAATGCCAGCCCTGCAGCGTTCAGCATGATCTCTACGGACATCAGCATGAAAAGTATGTTCCTCCGTATTAATACGCTCAGCAAGCCAAGCATAAAA is a window from the Anseongella ginsenosidimutans genome containing:
- the nuoK gene encoding NADH-quinone oxidoreductase subunit NuoK codes for the protein MNLPPMETGLLLAGILFMLGLLSVLIRRNILFMLMSVEIMLNAAGLAFIVAGARWSQPDGQIMFMFILAMAAAEVSVGLALILQIYHQLKTIDSDAASKMKF